A single window of [Clostridium] hylemonae DSM 15053 DNA harbors:
- a CDS encoding flavin reductase family protein, with amino-acid sequence MGKQLWKPGNMLYPLPAVMVSTADKSGESNIITVAWTGTICSDPAMLYISVRPERYSYHMIKETGEFVVNLTTERLARATDWCGVKSGRDVDKWKEMKLTKGKAQKLSYAPVIEESPVNIECRVTEIKELGTHHMFMAEVAAVQADEDYMDKKGKFELNASGLLAYSHGEYMTLGRKLGKFGWSVKKKW; translated from the coding sequence ATGGGAAAACAGTTATGGAAACCGGGAAATATGCTCTATCCGCTGCCGGCTGTCATGGTCAGCACAGCTGATAAAAGCGGGGAGTCGAACATCATCACAGTGGCGTGGACAGGGACCATCTGTTCCGACCCTGCCATGCTTTATATCTCAGTAAGGCCGGAGCGGTATTCTTACCATATGATAAAGGAGACCGGGGAGTTTGTCGTCAACCTGACGACAGAACGCCTTGCCAGAGCTACAGACTGGTGCGGGGTAAAGTCAGGCAGAGATGTGGATAAATGGAAAGAGATGAAGCTCACAAAGGGAAAGGCACAGAAGCTTTCTTATGCGCCTGTGATCGAGGAGAGCCCGGTAAATATAGAATGCAGGGTGACCGAGATAAAAGAACTGGGGACCCACCATATGTTTATGGCAGAAGTTGCCGCCGTACAGGCGGATGAGGACTATATGGACAAAAAAGGAAAGTTTGAGCTGAACGCTTCCGGTCTTCTGGCTTACTCCCACGGGGAGTATATGACGCTGGGCAGAAAGCTTGGGAAGTTCGGGTGGAGTGTGAAAAAGAAGTGGTAG